The nucleotide sequence gcgccccggcgcgctggaggcggcggagcatgcggtgagccggctgcagccgggcttggaccgccaagagttgctcctcaagcgtccggctcgcgtccggcgcgatttcagcccccgcctgccggcgcgcctcgcggtgggcctcgatggtctgggtggcaaagacggagtagccggggaagtagtctgcacaaagaacaaaaagcagcacaagtcagaacacaaatcagggggcaaggggcaagcaaggagtgaggaaggcggcttaccatcgatcagatcctcaaCCCGGCCGTAGCCCTCGCTCAGCGCTTGTTttgcctcagcccagcccgccgcttcggtctcgaactcagctttgagggcgtcctcgctgtcctgcgccttcttcagggccgccttgtggctctcctcctggtcggccaacttcttggccaggcggtcacgctccaggactaaggcgttgcactcggcttccttggcgcgaagggcggtctgggccccgctgagctgctccctcaagtcggcattggctcctgcaagcatgaagacaaaggaaaaatcaataaggaagaagtcgtcagggaagatccgacccgactgctcagcagtcggcccgaatctcggggactacacccagtgggtgcgctgacgcgcccccacaggagatgaacgagacaaagcacgcactccggctgttggtcaggtcctcggttttctggcccagctcctgagcctgggagttgaaggcagcagcgcggaggttatggtattcctggaagatcagacaggaTGCAAGAATAAGATAgctgtcaggacctagtaagttccaagccgcctgctcagcagccgactcggaactcggggactacacccagtgggtgcgctgacgcgcccccacggaagaaatcaaaaaagcaaaacaaccaaggccagaaggctcacccggatgacggcccgcgtcgtgaggaactcttgggtatatcgctgcagcgaagcggcctgggcttgaagccggttccggacctcctgggccgccgtgTTCAGCTCGGCCGTCCCCCCGCTGGgcgtccactcggacgtgctggcgctggccgcctccagggcctccgccgtccgGCTGGCGCCCGCAGCTCTGTGCGGCTCCGGCGCGGAGGTagctccccctgcgcgccggcgaaatgccggctgcacctcgaggccggcccctgcctccggctcgcccccggccggctgctctggcgccgcggctggttggccgctttggcccgctccagtcggcgccgtctgcgGCGCCTCCTCCATGAAGACAacgtggtcctccctcctctccatcaccggtGCGTCtcggtcgacctcctccgacgggggcacggggatgtcgggggccacggcgcggaggggaacgacgagctgcggaggctggttgcgcgaggcctccgcctccttctccgcggccgccgcctccgcccgggccttggccgccgcgtcggcctgctccttcgccgcctgggcggtccttcgctccgccgcctcccgctcctcccgcgcctcccgtgcgttccgctccgtggcctccatgaggtcggcgcggggatccacgcggcgggagcctgaggaccctccagtcggtccgactacggagccgccaggacctcgctcgagggaaagcggtgccctgcccGGCGAGCAAAGAAAAGTTTAGAAGAGCCTCAATCGAAGAGGACAACAAAAAATACAAGACGTTTGACGcttacgccgagatcgcctgcggctgtttcaccgccttgcggaagcgggccgccttcacggccgcctcatcccgcttggtcgccgccgtggaacccttggatttcttcggccggctgccgaagtagGTCGATGCGGCCTGGCGTTTCTGCGCGCTgccacgggcagccggcgcggcatacgggcccgcgccttgatgatcaagcgccggctggcggtgcggaacggcttcgacctcgtcatcgtccgcccagtcctcgaggccggccccgagccccgcgccgcctgccTTGTCGCCTTCCCCCATGACggcatcttccatggcggccgctcccaggtccggatcatcgacgtcgtccaccgtgcggtcggggaggagctggcgctctacccctgcggccccggccgtcggcggaagaagagggttctgctgagGACAAACCAATTGATCAGAAGTCGgccatcatgaggccggctacaaaaaggaagaaaagaagaaaaacttacagcaggcggagggttggcgcgagaatacggccccttgccgtatcgccaatcctcggcgagcttgcagttggagatgtagttcaccatgtaagacacctcgacatgaggcatctccctggtgctcagccggcacgggtcgaagcggccgctcatctgacaaatcatgtgaggccggccttggagcggaagtactcggcgctccacgaaggcggccaccaggtcggctccggtcaggccctccgactggatcatcacccggagccgggcgacggctgcgttcccggcctgagacaacgacctggcccggtagctccacgagggttgcctcccagccggcgggccggctacgtaagccggcaggttgacgaagtcgccttgctgggcgacgttcttcacgtaaaaataggacttctgccagagcttcaccgactggatcagcgggatgggcgggaacggattgttctcgcccgtccgcctcatggcgatgaaggctccgcagggggcgggcacgcccgcgacaacggtgccgagcttgcactggaagaattctccccagagctcgagagtggggagaaccccaagaaagccctcgcacagggtgacgaaagccgacagcagcatcaccgcgttgggtgtgaggtgatgcggctggaggtggtaaaaCTCAAGAAAAGcgcgaaggaatccgctcgccgggaggccgaagccgcgcaggcagtgcgagcggaagattacccgctcgccctcctccggtgccggcgaaatctccctcgccggcgcacgACGAACCCGCACGTAGTTCTCGCCCGGCAgacgccgcgtccggcggaggaactcaacgtggtcctcgtggacgttggagccgtcccacgagctcgacaacgccatgggAGCGACGCGGCGAGGAACAAGGCGATGCGACGGCGGAGACGCGCACGACCCCGCTACGGCGGGACCGAAGGAACCGAGAGGTCCGACGGCGGAGCGGCGCGGCAATGGGTCGCTGCGGCggcggaaggaaggagaaggaaggtgaGAAAGGgtggagcgagggagagcgtgcgagcctctgccgctccctctcctccccctacttatagacccgcgcggcggagccgaggaggcgtggtgtgggggaacgtgggatcaactgcgcccactcccccacgtcccgcgattattgcgccctgatgACGAAAtgaaaccgccgcgggaaggcgagcggtccgttgtgggccgcagaagatccgcgcttgGGCCGAGGCCTagaagtggcgggcccgggcctgcggcggcgtcccatcgcgcgcgtgcgttggcaggctttccttgccacgtggcccgcggggtggcgcgcggtcagctcgcaggccgacccacgttcccgcctacaagatacggagctttccgaagacggcgcgcataagcaaagccggctcctcaggataggaagctgaccaagcttctcgtccctttgtcagcctcgaagctcgatcagcttcggggactactgtcggagtaaacgaccacgggtagcctagccggctccccctggcccttctgaaaaaattacgagccgatccggccctcaagaatccaagacgtggggccgccttccccttgccggctgtctcccaggccgactatcgaAAGGCGGCccgctttagccctcatgaagaaagccgcgggagggccggctccaagaagccggccgcgagaagccgactcccacaaagcggtcaagatcgtaccctcgaagtctgcatccacataacggcgatgtggcggggcgtggctacagtaaagcctgccacccccgaatcccggagcacgcctggcacagtgcgccgtacggggtggccatgacccgtccggcgcggcactgttgccatgttgaccctgatgccacccacgacgggctgtcagcgcggcccacaggcggtgggccccttcaggcagagagacacccgaaggcggccaggcctcccccagtcggcccaagacagggccggctccccacagccggcttgcttcctccctcgaaggagacgccccattaaggagacaagacgaggtgaggctacagcgatcgcccgccgggcggcggcactgtagccacgcttacctcggcgaagccctcgtcaccaggtttgaggcaacagtaaccagccaccaacAAGGCCcttgacagtggggcctgcctgtcgaccaaggagccggcagccggcgggacccaccagccggcgggccccagcagccggcgcagaagccggagagcgtagacacagacggttagggcccacgcccagccggattaccattgtacccccgaggggtaggcctatataaaccccccggggcacccatgcaaaaggGGGATCTGATCTAGTTtgagacaccacatagagaggagaggagagctagccgtgcccttcttcttcttctcgccaaacagctcaaggagcatcttgtagccactcgttcatctagtgatcatgcggagaccccgcagagcagcagtaggggtgttatctccacggagagccctgaagctgggtaagattcgccggcgtgcatgtcttcgcctcatcccgcttccaggcaccggcgacgtcttactggctcccacaatgataagccacccgttggcatatgtcgcacctaccacccgacaattcTACTTCAAATATGTAGAGATTTTTTGTCCGTTCTTATTGTGTTTATCATCTTTAAAGATATAGTAACAATTTGAATATTTCTTCTGCAGTTGTTCCAACAGCTTTGGCTACTGCTCTTGATATAAATTTGACCAACATTTCGTTTGTTTTCATTACTGTGACATTCGCTACAATGGTACATTTCATTCCATGTGAGTTATTATTTCCTGCTCTTCTCACTTAATATTTGGACTTCTAATTTATGGCTTTCAATTATTGTGCAGTGTAAATCTGGGGCTCCAATTTTCATTCTTCTCTTTGCTTTTTTATTCAGGTAAGCTCAGTTGCTGGTTCGTTTTCAGCAGTGCATGCCCTTTTTGTCTTCTAGTTTAGCAACTTCTTGTGTTCATTGGTATGGAATATCAGTTACAGAACCTTGTCCTGAAAAAGTTGAGCTTCATTCTGCTGTTTTCTAATGGTTTTCATCTCCtatgggtggggtggggtgggatgAAGAGGGTTAACCTGTACTATTAGGTTATGTGAAACATTTGTCCTAGGCCAACTGAATACTTTTGAACTAGCTTGCAGACTTTACAAAGTTGGTTCCATATACACATCATTTTGAGAAATGGGATGCAAATGTTAGAACTGCAAGAACTAAAATTAAGCAGTATCTCCCGACAAAGAAAAAACATTGAGCAGTTTCTTGCATAGCCATCATTTCTTATAGTACTGCTTCTTGACATTCACTTAGGCCAACTCCAcggcgcgaccccaaacggacgtccggatTGGCTGGATTTTGTCCCTTGGGGGCGCCGATGGGTTCGCCTGTGTCTGGCTTTGTCCGATGGGTCGTGCGTGCGCCCACCGCGCGGCCACACCCCAAATCGTGTCCGGGGTGGACgtgaataatttttttaaaaaaactagaatgaaataactaaaaaagtaaataaacacatttaaaaaaaacataaaacatatataggggtcggccacaaaacggcccagtttccaCGACCACTTAAAAGGCCCCGTTTCATAATTAAcatataaaaacaaaataaaaaaacgcctcccgcgcgctcctgccgcgcccgtcggtgccgtggccgtcacggtcttcactggccgccggtgtcgtcgtcgtcgctgacgaggtcgatgtaggccggcggcgtccacaggtgggccagcggtgcgtggtagacgggggcgggctggacggacggaggtgcctgcaccacctcctcccgtggcgacgcctcccgctccggtgaccgcggcggagtggagcaccagttcacgcccacgtCGGCGGCCATCTCCGAAGCAGTGCAGGACCAGCCCCACCCCTAGCCCAGCAGCTGCTGGAACGCAGCCACCGGCTCCTCCTCGGGGATGGCTACCTCGCCGGCAGCGGAGCGGGCCGTCATCTCCTCCAGGCCCTCCCATTGCCGCTCATCGTGCGTgtacatggagtcctccatgacacgcgccatgagacgggcctcctcctcgtccgtcatgcgaggaggtggtggtggcgatggagacggcgaaggcgacggcgtgggcgtgacgCCGCGCACCCGCCTACGCCCGCGCTCCTGGGGAGCAGGCGCTGCGTGCTCCTGTCGTGGCCGCCGCGACCCCGtcgaggtgccggcgaagaaggacGCGTTCCTGGTGTCGTGCTCGTCACGAAACCAGGTGTCCCAGAGCCtggagtcgggggcgtacctggggtcgtagaagaggtcgtcggggaggaggcggcgcggcgctCGATCTCCTTCTCGCGCGCACGACCGCTCGTCGGGATCGGGACCCGGTCGGCGGAGAGATGCCAGTTATTGGGGAGATGGACGTTGCTCCAGgggagcggcgtcctcgtctcccaataacggcgGCACACCGACGAGCGGACGTAATGCCGGTCGCGGTCGCCGGCAGACGTGGGTGCGATGGAgaacgcgggcggcgcgggggcccggcgtggtggcgatggcgagccgcggcggcgtcccgacgaggaaccagcctcgcggtcgtgcttgcctTTGCGGCCGGACTTCCAGAGGCCCATTGCTgcgggcggccggccggcgaggtgTTGGCTAGGGTTTGGGACCAGGGCTGTCGagtttcgaggaggccgcggggtggcgtggggcagtgtggacgacgacccgtccacgcttcccacttaaagaaggacggcgaccgttcgacgtgcggatgacaggtggggccgaccgCTCGTGTGCATTGATgtgggcgggtgggaggtaggtggccgcctgccacgcggccccgacgcaGACGAGGCGGGCGTCCGTTTGGTGTCCGtcgcgacccaaacccggcgcaagtttgcgctcgaaatgggtaggcccggacacaaaacggacaagatgggtccgggccgtcgcgcgctgggccgcctcctttgtccgttttaccccaaacggatggggccggacaggatagggtcgcgcggtggagttggccttagcctTTTCATGTTCCTATGCAAATAATTTTGTGCCCTCTTGTAACTTGTCTTTCTGACAACACTGCACCTATTTCTGTTTAATTATCGGTTTATGGGCTTTTGTTATGCTCTATATCATTCCCTTTTTTTCCTTACGCCTGCTCATGGTGGTCAGGTTCCACTATTGCTAAAAAATAACAGAGCAGCAGAGTACGGTAGTTCAGATATAAAGGTAGCCAACAGGACTAGGAGAAGTATGAAATACAAAGGAAGAAAATTACTGCTCGAAAAACACATAGACCCCAGCAACAGCAGCAAAACAAAAACCGAGACTACGCTGATGCAAATATATCGCAGCTAACTAAAACAGAAGGCTCCTAGCACCAGAACCACAAAATGAACGTCAACAACCATTGTATTCTGCgtctccatatcattttcatgttatTAATCGAAGGTTTCCCTTTTTTCCCTGAAGGCTAGAGAAGCCGAGCTTTAACATTCTTGGAATCATGCTGATTGTTTCTGTTGGAGTTCTACTGACAGGTAAAGTCATAAGTGTACATCAACAGCTTATATTACTTTTTCCAAAGTGACATGCTTCTGTGCTTTCCTGGAGAGAGCTCAGAAAAAGACCTCCTAGCTACTCCCTCCGCCACAAattacatccgtatctagacaaatctaagacaagtaattcaggGCGGAGGTAATAGCTTTTTACTTGATTAGATTTTTGGCACTGTAATTTGTGGGCTTAATTTTGCATCCTGACTCTATTTTCTTAAATTTCTCTTATGTGGATTCATCATCTTAACTGTGGACTGTGGTAATACTGTTCCTCTTGCAGTTGCTAAAGAGACACAATTTAATCTTTGGGGATTTATATTTATTATGCTTGCTGCTGTCATGTCTGGTTTCCGCTGGTGCATGACACAGATTCTCCTCCAGGTTTGTCAGTGTAATGTAGTACTTCCATTTTTTTGTTCTGAACATGGTAATATGCCTTATTAATCCTATGTTCTACTTCCCTTTCATTCCTGTCCTGACTGAACTTTTCTTTTACCCTTATGCGTCCCTTAAATCTGCTGAAGAAAGAGGAATATGGTATGCGTTCTATCTTAGCTTCTTGTCCAGTGAGAGGAAATTATAAATACTGTTCGTTGTCGTCTTAGCATCTCATTCTTGAAAACTGAAAAGCAGCGAGATTAGCTTTATTAATTTCAGGCACATGTATGACTCATGTATTTTCAATGGACACCTGTTTTTGTTTAAATCTGAGTTAGTGCATCAGTATGAGCTGTAGCGGCTATGTGCATTGTCTTCTCTTAAAAAATATCAAAATGATAATATCGAACGTGATTTGTTCAATAAATATGTAATGCAGCATCCTTTACAGCATCATTTTTATTGTGTTATGCAGGATTAAAGAACCCCTTCACCTTAATGAGTTATGTTACCCCGGTGATGGCAATAACAACTGCAATTATTTCCATTGCCATGGATCCATGGCATGAAGTCAGAGCAAGTCACTTCTTTGATAGTCCAGATCACATATTAAGAAGCATCTTATTGATGCTTCTAGGTGGTGCTTTGGCATTCTTCATGGTATGGATCAGTACTCCTTCCTGGGAAGTACAGCATTTATGCCAGAGCATTTTACTTACCAATCATTACATTTGTCATGCAAAAAGTCATTttcttttttgctggaaccagtcaaTACACTGTTGGTTCTTACTATTTCATTTTTTCATGCACCGAGAGTCTGAGAATACTTGTAATAACCAATAAATCCTTTTTGCAGTCATCTATTGTTGGTTTGTTGTTAAGACATGCTTGCCAAGTATTCTTGTTGGTATTCACAAAAAAAAAGTATTCTTGTTAGCATTTTTTTATCTGGTTTATAATCACTTGATTTGTTCTTTGAAGGTTTTGACAGAATATGTTCTGGTTTCTGTAACAAGTGCTGTAACAGTGACCATAGCTGGGATTGTCAAGGAAGCTGTCACAATTTTGGTATTGATTCCCACTCTATAGTTACTTTCAAAGTTTCATTGAATTTATCTTTGTTCATGCATATAAGTGTGATTTGTGATGACAAACAATCCGACAGGTTGCTGTGCTTTTCTTCAATGATCCATTTACCTGGTTAAAGGGATTTGGACTGGCAACAATTATATTTGGTGTCAGCCTTTTCAATCTGTACAAGTGAGTTGTTCATATATTTGTTGTTCCAAGCTACTAACTTATTTCCAGTCCATATTTTACGACTCACAGAATCAACTTCAAATTTCTTACTATGTTGATAAGTTCAGACTTCCATGCCAACTTTTTTGGGGAGTAAATTGTTCAAGAGGAGTCAaacttagggcctctttgattcgtaggattttgaaaacgtaggaataggaaAAGTGTAGGGTTGGAGTGGCATGCCCATTTGAATCCTATAGAATTAGCAATGATTGTTTGATGCCACGGGAAAAACAAAGAaattgtaaaaagaggttggagtggatgttaaatttcctatgaaatgtagtacaaaagattccataggaaaaattcctatgggatccaattctatgaatcaaaggaccaatataggaaaaaatcctaaggacttcaatcctccagaaatcctataaaattcctttgaatcaaagaagccttAATTTGCTCACGTCCACAAATATATTTTTTCCTATTTGCaagtcaatgaactttttttttttgcgggaggcAAGTCAATGAACTTGCTATGTCATGCCACCTTGTACAGAGAGAAATGCAATAAGACTAACTATAAAAAGAGCCATTAGTAAACACTGATCATAATTTGACTACAAAAGCGTAAAGTGGAAATATTAGAGTAGGTTAATTTCTGATGTGTTAGTATGGTTATTCTGACTATTATCTTGTGATATATGAAGGTATCATAGGTTCAAGAAAGACCGCCACAGTAAACATGTTGACCCAAATTCCCATTCCTCCAATGATGCCTCAAAATATGTTATCATTGATGATGATATTGAAGATCAGGATGATACAGGCTGACCCAAGTATGAAAGGTGGATAATCGAATAAATAGTTTACATTGTTTGCTATCAGTTTGACATCTGCATTCATTGCATTTTCTCCTTTCCAGAGAGCAGACCATTTTATGGGCTGGCGTATTCGGCTCAGGACACTGCTACCGACTTACCATTGCTTGGTTTCAGAGGCACCAGTGCTTACTTGTGTTCTTCCACGGCTTTGTGGAGTTATGCTGCATGTGCATGAGCATGATGGTGGTCATGCCATAAATCATATCGCTGATTGAGAAGAGGCACACTGATACAAGTAGCAGAAGAAAGATTTTGTTACTCGGAAACAAAAATGGTGCATACCAAGAGCTGTGCAGAAATTGTATATCATATATTATAAgaatactagcaaacatgcccgtgggttgcaacgggagaaaaaaattcaCCCCTCATACACACACTTGACGACAcagcaaattccttgaaatctTTCATGATGCCACGCAACAACAACATGCTAAGTGGTGTTGTGAAAAAACATAAATGTGTGATGATTTTTGAAGTGTATTCAAGGTGTTTAGAATTCATTATACAACACAAATATCTACCTAGTTGCCGGTATATGTTTATGCATTTGATGTTGTTTCTCGGTGATGCCCAAAAAATATTGCATTAGAATGAAAATAGCAAAGTACATTTTAGTATTCCATGATAGCATATGCATAAGAGCATTATCTTTGTCATATATATGTTTGCATATATAAAAATATATGTGCATTTGCAACCATAATTCAATTCAAGACTTAATTTGGTTGCAAACATATCGGATTGCTCCACAAAAAACAACCAATCTATAAGGGCATATGTAATAGGCATTTTTAAAATATCTCATCATATAATGAACGTATTATTTAAGTTTGCACCCTGAACATATTTCTAAAAATTAATGATATTTATAAAAA is from Triticum aestivum cultivar Chinese Spring chromosome 3A, IWGSC CS RefSeq v2.1, whole genome shotgun sequence and encodes:
- the LOC123062056 gene encoding probable sugar phosphate/phosphate translocator At1g06470, which codes for MGDCAVENGHAHPKEEDAPEVPVEPAEGAAEPQVVAGGQKKQGAIRREPSFSRWCKDPSAAPNAPAGAASPASAPSDDDSEEFELPLLPPAAAAHRSPMDIEAGAAAGSDSVPVSPWLIAKIIFLIASWYTLSTCLTLYNKEMLGKRMWKFPAPFLMNTVHFTMQAVASRVIVWFQQRGMEAERYTMSWKDYFQRVVPTALATALDINLTNISFVFITVTFATMCKSGAPIFILLFAFLFRLEKPSFNILGIMLIVSVGVLLTVAKETQFNLWGFIFIMLAAVMSGFRWCMTQILLQKEEYGLKNPFTLMSYVTPVMAITTAIISIAMDPWHEVRASHFFDSPDHILRSILLMLLGGALAFFMVLTEYVLVSVTSAVTVTIAGIVKEAVTILVAVLFFNDPFTWLKGFGLATIIFGVSLFNLYKYHRFKKDRHSKHVDPNSHSSNDASKYVIIDDDIEDQDDTG